GCGGGGTCTACCGGCACAATCACGATGAGATTTCGCACCGCTGCCCGCTTCAGCTTTACAATGCGTTTCTTGCTGCTGTCGGCATCTGCCCAGCGTACCATGCGCTTTATGCGCTTGTCTATCACATAGTCTGCTATCATTACGGTTCCGTAGTCTTCGGTCTTTACCATCTGCCCGGCCGACAGGGAGGAGACTACGTTGCTCAGCTTACAGTTCTTCTTGTGGTTGCGCATCAGCATCTGCATCTGGTAGGCAGCGCGCTCCAGGTTGGTCGTGCGTTTCATACTGGGGTCGCAGGGCACACGGTACTTGTGCAGCGGGGTGTGCTTTATCTTCAGGTGGCCACAGGTAGTGCCATCCAGGCTGCGGTGCCGTATCCGCAGCTGGCGGCAGGCGGTGCCATCCAGGCTCTGGTGGCGTATACGCAGGCGGCTGCACGCAGTGCCATCCAGGCTGCGGTGCTGTATCCGCAGACGTCGGCAGGCGGTGCCATCCAGGCTCTGATGTCGTATGCGCAGGTGGCCACAGGTAGTACCATCCAGGCTGCGGTGCTGTATCCGCATACGTCGGCAGGCGGTGCCGTCCAGGCTCTGATGGCGTATACGCAGGCGGCTGCACGTAGTGCCATCCACCATACGGTGCTGTATCCGCAGCTGGCGGCAGGCGGTGCCGTCCAGACCCTGGTGGCGCACAGCCCGGCGAAGGCAGGCGGCACCATCCACCGTGCGGTGCTGTATCCGCAGCCGGCGGCCCGTGTAGCCCATGGCAGCCTTGCTGGGCCACGGCCTGCGCTTTTTTGCCCACAGCTCGCCGCCATCCCGTAGGCTGTGCCGGGTGCGCGGGGTGTATGGCTTTGCATACAGCCCACCGGGGCGATGCCTTGGGCGGCGGGGTATCCGGGAAGCTGGCGGGCTGTCCCCTTTCCGCGGGGTGGCTTCGTCGGATGAGCCCCGGAGGTAGCCACCTGCGAGCAGTCGCATTCTTTGGGGAGGGCGATAAGCGGTGCGGGTGGCGGCTGGGGGGTAGGCCTGTGCTACAGCGAGCGAGCACTCCTGGGCCGCAGACTGACAGGCTGCCGCCTGCAGCAGAGATCCCAATGCCACGAGGGCCCAGAATGTGCGCACTCCTTGCATACAATCTTCACAAAACTAACAGAATGTGGGCGAAATGCCTGACAAAACAAGACAAAAAGCTGAAAATGAGACAAAAAGGAGGGTTTTTCAATGACTTATGTGTAGCACGCTACCCCACACGCTCGAGCTCATTCCCGCCTATGCGGTATTTGCACCTGCGCTAAAACCGGATGCCAATCACCACGACGTCATCCGTCTGCTCCATATCCCCGCGCCAGTGGCGCAGCTCAGCATCCAGCAGCAGCCGCTGGTACTCCATATCCTTATCGTGTATCTCCTGCAGGAAGGTCTGAAATCGCTTGCCCTGAAATCGCTTGTTGATCTCCTCGCCTATCTGGTCCGGATAACCATCGCTGTAGATGTACACCGTGTCTCCGGCTTCCATCTCAAGGGTATGGGTGGTGTAGGACGCTACCTCTTCGATCTGGTAGCCGCCTATGCCCTGTTTATCGCCCTTTATCTCCTCTATCTCGCCGTTTGCGCGCACAATCAGCAGGGGGCGGTTGGCACCGGCATATTGTAGCTTGCCGCGCTTGGTATCTACCTGCAGCAGGGCAATATCCAGCCCATCCTGGTTCTTTCTGCGTCCGGCCTCAGTGCTCTCCGTCTCCTGCTGTAGGGCTACACGCACCCGCAGGTTTAGGTGGTACAGGATCTCATCGGGCTTGAAGATGCCCTCCAGCTCTACAATCTGCCGCAGCAGGGTGTTGGCCATGATGGTCATAAATGCCCCGGGTATACCGTGGCCGGTGCAGTCTGCCGCAGCAATGATGGCCTTGCTGAGCCTGCGGCTAAACCAGTAGAAGTCGCCGGATACAATGTCCTTGGGCTTATAGTATACCAAGCTCTGGGGGAAAGTCTTTTTAATACCCTCCAAGCTGGGCAAAAAAGCATCCTGTATGCGCCGTGCGTAGTTTATACTGGAGATGATGTCATCATTTTTCTGGCGAATCAACTCGTGGCTGCGCTCTATCTCCTCCTTCTGTGCCTTTACTTCGCGGGTACGCTCCTCCACCTTAGCCTCCATGTAGGAGTAGAGTTGTGCATTCTGTATGGCTATAGCGGCCGGGGCAGTAAGCAGGCGGAGTAGTTCCAAGCTTTCGTTACTAAAGGCGTGGGTCTTCTCGCTGTTTTCCAGGTAGAGGATGCCATAGAGCTTGCCCTGATAAATCAGCGGCGTGCAGAGTATGCTTCGGCAGAGATTTTTTCGTATGTAGGGATGACTGAGGAAGTTACCTTCCTTCAAAGCATCGTGCAGGATAATGTTCTCGCGCGTGCGCACAACATATTCTACCACCGCAGGGCATACCGGGCTGAAGTCCGATATCTCCGCCCGCCCGGTTTGGGTAGCATGTTCGGTGGGGGTGCCGCTTGCCTCTATGAATATTCGTCCATCTGCGTCCTCCATCAGGATATAACCCTTGCGGGCATCGGCATTTTCTACCACCAGGCGCATGAGCTTGTGTAGCAGCTTGTGCAGCTGTATCTCTCCTGTGATGCTCATACTGGCCCGGTGGAGCTCGGTTAGGATCCGGGCTTTTTGGGTTACCTCCTGCTGCTGGAGATAGAAGCGACTAGCCTCACGCAGGCCGAGCCCAAAAGTGATTTCGTCCAGCGGACGGTAGAAGATACGAAAGATCTTGGCAGCCTCCACCTCGTCTGCATCCAGGTTCTCGGGCCCGTCAGTTATCAGGATGCGTAGCCCATGCGGCCATTTTTCATAAGCCCGCCGCAAGTGGCGGACAGCCAACTGGTCGTTCCCGTCGCTGGACACAATGGTCATGGCAATTTCCACCCCCTCCAGCACCATTCGGTCCAGCCGGCGCAGCAGGTCGTCTGCATCTGCCGCCACTATCAGTTCATAGGCCTGCACTACGCCACCAA
The DNA window shown above is from Bacteroidota bacterium and carries:
- a CDS encoding SpoIIE family protein phosphatase, which gives rise to MEDHPDIIKPVILLVEPDRVSLGRVRGLFGGVVQAYELIVAADADDLLRRLDRMVLEGVEIAMTIVSSDGNDQLAVRHLRRAYEKWPHGLRILITDGPENLDADEVEAAKIFRIFYRPLDEITFGLGLREASRFYLQQQEVTQKARILTELHRASMSITGEIQLHKLLHKLMRLVVENADARKGYILMEDADGRIFIEASGTPTEHATQTGRAEISDFSPVCPAVVEYVVRTRENIILHDALKEGNFLSHPYIRKNLCRSILCTPLIYQGKLYGILYLENSEKTHAFSNESLELLRLLTAPAAIAIQNAQLYSYMEAKVEERTREVKAQKEEIERSHELIRQKNDDIISSINYARRIQDAFLPSLEGIKKTFPQSLVYYKPKDIVSGDFYWFSRRLSKAIIAAADCTGHGIPGAFMTIMANTLLRQIVELEGIFKPDEILYHLNLRVRVALQQETESTEAGRRKNQDGLDIALLQVDTKRGKLQYAGANRPLLIVRANGEIEEIKGDKQGIGGYQIEEVASYTTHTLEMEAGDTVYIYSDGYPDQIGEEINKRFQGKRFQTFLQEIHDKDMEYQRLLLDAELRHWRGDMEQTDDVVVIGIRF